The following proteins are encoded in a genomic region of Alistipes shahii WAL 8301:
- a CDS encoding NAD(P)-dependent oxidoreductase: MQPNIVFLDEYSLGDADLGSIRALGNYTGYRTTVREEVADRCREADVVITNKVVFRRETLRQLPRLRLICVAATGMNHIDLEAAAELGIAVKNAVGYSTHAVTETTIGAAIGLLRQTVYYDRYVKTAYAGSPLQYHFGRTTHQLYGSKWGIVGLGNIGRSVARVAEALGCRIAYTSTSGVVREEPYPEKPLDELLRWADVVSVHAPLNDRTRNLIGARELALMKPSAILINVARGGIVDEAALAAALDAGRLAGAGLDVFTHEPLEAGNPLLSVREPDRLLLSPHNAWSPVEAIEILVECIARNIRDFYTPQNQ, encoded by the coding sequence ATGCAACCGAACATCGTATTTCTGGACGAATACTCGCTCGGCGACGCCGACCTCGGGTCCATCCGCGCGCTGGGCAACTACACGGGTTATCGGACCACGGTCCGCGAAGAGGTCGCCGACCGCTGCCGCGAAGCCGACGTGGTGATCACCAACAAGGTGGTTTTCCGCCGCGAAACCCTCCGGCAGCTCCCCCGCCTGCGGCTGATCTGCGTGGCGGCGACCGGCATGAACCACATCGACCTCGAGGCCGCGGCCGAACTGGGCATTGCGGTGAAAAATGCCGTGGGCTACTCGACCCACGCCGTGACGGAGACCACCATCGGCGCGGCCATCGGCCTGCTGCGACAGACGGTCTATTACGACCGCTACGTCAAGACCGCATATGCAGGATCGCCCCTGCAATACCACTTCGGGCGCACCACACACCAGCTTTACGGCTCGAAATGGGGCATCGTCGGGCTGGGCAACATCGGCCGCAGCGTCGCCCGCGTCGCCGAGGCGCTGGGATGCCGCATCGCCTATACCTCGACCTCGGGCGTCGTGCGCGAGGAACCCTATCCCGAAAAGCCGCTCGACGAACTGCTCCGATGGGCCGACGTGGTGTCGGTCCACGCCCCGCTGAACGACCGCACGCGCAATCTGATCGGCGCGCGCGAACTGGCGCTGATGAAGCCTTCGGCCATCCTGATCAACGTGGCGCGCGGCGGCATCGTGGACGAAGCGGCGCTGGCCGCGGCCCTCGACGCCGGACGGCTCGCCGGAGCGGGGCTTGATGTTTTCACGCACGAACCGCTCGAAGCGGGCAATCCCCTGCTCTCGGTCCGTGAACCGGACCGCCTGCTGCTCTCGCCCCACAACGCCTGGTCGCCCGTCGAGGCGATCGAAATACTCGTGGAGTGCATCGCACGGAATATCCGGGATTTCTATACTCCTCAAAACCAATAG